The sequence TGATCATACTTGAGTCTTTAAGAACCCTGTTCTGGACTGCAGTTTCTGATCATACCTGGGTTGTTAGGAACCCCGTTTTGGACCGTGGCGTTTTGATCTCACCTGGGTGTTTTGATCTCACCTGGGTGTTTTGATCTCACCTGGGTGTTTTGATCTCACCTGGGTCGACGGCTCTGTAAAGACCTCGTATCTCTGAGGCGTCGCTGCAATCCTGCCCCCGCTCTTTATTCCCTCTCATGTCGGACTGCTTTCCTCCGCAGGGAACCGCCGCAGTCAGAAGAGCGAGCCACGGGCCACAGACGCTCCGCTGATCCGGAGCGGGGATGCAGGGGGTGCGCAGGCAGGTCCCGGTATCGCTGTCTCCCTGGGCAACCCGCAGGCCCGCGTTACCAGTTTACTTCATCTTCTCGAAATCAAAGACACATCGATTTcagcattatttttaaaattgttttttttttttttgaacatggGTAAGTTATCAAGTTTTCGCAATTCTGTAAACTTGTTTCATTATTACCAGCGTTGTGTTTGCTAAGACGGCTTTATTGCCACTGTATCTGTCTCATCggattaatctacaaggtccaagttcttttctttctgctcattcctagcacttggaactgcaCTTCCCTCTCgtgtctttcagcacacttgtcccagGTTATGGTTCTGCAATTAGTTGTATGTCCCCCTCTGTTCCCATTTTCCCGAaccctgcttctctctctcccctcttccctctcgCGACAGTTtacaatttaatcatttatcaGCCGCTTTCAGACAGAGCCGTCCACCAAGCACGATTCACACGGTAGGCAAACAGCCCAAGACCAGAGTTAATGCAATCTGTGTGTGCCTCAAGGCCTGTGGGACACAGGGAGACAAGTGTACTTCtttatgaaatataaacattGAGGCATCATCTGAAAAGGGGAGTTATTAGACAGAAAACAGCCAGGGGATCCGGCTTTGCTGACTGACTGggctgggggccgggggccccGGAGAAGCCGCCGCCCTCTTCCTTTCCCCTCCACCCCgccccttccctctcttttcctcttctCCTATTCACTCTCTCAGGCAAGGGAATCGGTTGATGGTGGAAGCGTCCATTCTCTTCCTCCTGACGCCTCCCATCTACCCACCGACTCTCTCTCCAAACCCCGCCTCTGACCCATCCCCCTGTGCTGTCCCTGGTAAGAGATTGGTTGACGCTTGACGCAGACCCCGCCTTCGATCCACCCCCACTGCTATCCCTGGGAAGAGATTGGTCGACGCTCAACGCAGACCCCGCCCCGTTGCTGTCCCTGGTAAGAGATTGGTCGACGCTCAACGCAGACCCCGCCCTGTTGCTGTCCCTGGTAAAGAGATTGGTTGATGCTCCCATCACTCCCAGGAGTCTCCCGCTGTGTTCTATGGCTTTTTATTCCTATGTGACGGCTGAGCCAGGCTCACGTAGGGGTAGAAGCCACGAAACACACGGTGAGCGGTCAACGCCAACCCAGCCGCCCAGGAACGATGTCTCAGCCGCGTCCCAAAACAAGGGGTGGGACGTGCTCTTTCAGATTAAACTGATTcttatttcccccaaaaaatttGATTGAGTAATTTGCCCTGTTTCCCTGTTTTTTAAAGGATGAAATAAGTGGCAAGACATTGGGTGTTTGTTTACATCAACCTCAGACAATGCCTTAGGCTGATCAGAGAATCAGGAGCAGTTCCGGGAACTGCACTTCATGAAAGATGTAGTAGCccttggaaaaaaaatacaaagaagacaaataaatgttgaaatgtacAAGTTAGGAGAAAATACTTCATACACTAAATCTATTCAGGCTTAGCAAAAATATATAAGCAGACGACCTGGCAGGTTTTCAAATTCATAAAGGGGGGGTTTTGAAAAGTTTCTGCCAAATGATTttgatgtaaatgtaatgtaaatgggaTTAACAAAATGAGAGACGAAACATCTTTATTTCTATAGCCCCACGGTCTGTCGGCAAATTCCTATTTCTTTACCTCTCAGTCCCGAGCGGGTATTAAACTTTATGTTACTGTATTTCACACACAGTTTGTTTGCTGCATTATTACCATACAGGCAATGAAGAAATGTTCAACTGCAGTTCATCTTGGGTGATGGAAATGAGCAACAGTGATTGGGAATGAAAAGTTGATTCAACTACATGATATAGAATCAATCGTACAGGATTATATGACCAGACCGTCATCCTGCATGTATAAAAGTATACATCTCGCTGAATATCGCCTTGTATGTAGAATTTAGGAAATCTACGGTGCTTATACAGACTTCTATTAGAACTGTTACTGGTATCAAAGCTCACAGTTTAAGTGTCTaaaacaggaagaaaaatagaaaaattactgagaatttaataaaaatatgtccTCATTTTTTTTGTGAGTTGACCCCGATGGTGGCTGTATGCCTTGGTACTCTGCTATGTCTTGCACtgtaatcaatatttttttgtattgagatattgtttttcctgtatttcataatggaaataaaatacTATAACctctcttgtgtttttttttttgttctgttctcaGTTATTTTGAAtcaaataatcacacataatcacacatacaaaaatatatattttttatcccGTAGCTCTGATAGTACAAGCATTGGCTGATTGCTCAAAGGGACGACTCACAAGCGGTAATAACCCTGGCAATTCTTGCTGCAGAAAATGCTGGAAAACAACAAATTGCAATTTGGTTTTATTGTTAACAATAAAAGTGGATTCTGTGTGAATATTCATATCCGTGCAGCCCAAAAACCCAGCATACTTTTCagcaataatgaatgaatagcCTGAACCAACTCCAAATgcaccaaccccaccccctatACCAACTCCAAATgcaccaaccccaccccctatACCAACTCCAAATgcaccaaccccaccccctatACCAACTCCAAATgcaccaaccccaccccctatACCAACTCCAAATgcaccaaccccaccccctatACCATCCCCACATACACCAACCCAACCCCCTATACCATCCCCACTTACACCAACCCTGTCCCCATATGCCAACCCCACCTacaccaaccccaccccctatACCAACCCCACATacaccaaccccaccccctatACCATCCCCACATACACCAGCCCCACCCCCTATACCAACCCCACATACACCAACCCAACCCCCTATACCAACTCCACCCTCTACACCACCCCAAATATACCTTCACCAACCCTGCTGCTGGCGCAGTGGTGTCTGGGGCACTCCAGCCCCCTGTAGGTGGGGTCTCTGCAGGGTGgggtaaataaaatgaaaaaagtcaaGTATTAGGCATCATAGCTTATCGCTGCAATTTACACGGTGCAGAAAATAAAGGTTTTTCCGCTGGGTGATGTCAAAAGCACTTCATAATTAAACAATTAGTGCTCAAATATAAAAGCAAACTGAAAACTGTTTCCATTATTCCATAAGTTCAGCTGCTTTTTCAGGACGAGGACTTATATTGCAGCTTTGTTCAGTTGAAATCGATCTAAGACTGAATATGGATTATGAAAAACTGTGTAATTGCTTTATACTAGAAGTACTCGTGGGGAATACCAAGGGCAAAGTCAGGGTGGTGAAAAAACTAAATCAGTACATGTAAATAATGGTGGTACACAACTCCACAGAAATTATACTTCATAGAACTGAACTGCATTTTGTCTTCATAAAACATTAATACACTGCAATAGTCCTaccgacaaacacacacagtgtgcggCTTTGCCTGGAGACTAAACAAAGCTCTGTTGGTAGGAAAGCATAATTTACGAGAGTAATTCAGTTATTATATTTATAGATAATGTTGCTTTGTACCTGAATGTCGTCAAATTTACTGTACTTATTTAATTTGGCCTGCGAAGCCCCGGCCTAGATATTTCAGTCCTAGAAAAGTCTAGAGGCTCAGAGCTTCATGATATGAACAAATGAAAAGACAGTCCTTGATTAGAAATTAGTTTTATTTCTATGAGTGAAAATCCAACCCAATTCAAGGCCGGTGATGGGACAcaaaagtgaaaagtgaaaatatCGCCAGCAAAACTACAGTTTGTGCAGATGCAAGATGAAATTGAAGCTTCTCCAAGCCTCTGTTGCAAATTAGATGTTTTCTTTGATACATTTTCACTTAGCCACCTCTCAAGTCACCGGGGAAGGAAGGTCGTAGGTCGTGGCAAAGTGAAGAGGGTTGTTCCTTCATTTCTCTTCCTCATCGACGCTCTGAAATATTCTGTTGAATCGACTGTGCGTAATTGTATAGTTTTAACCATTCACCTCCTCTCCCACAAAGCACAGCAAGGTGTCTCGGAATGACTCACGCCACTTTGGTAAGTATATTAAGCTGACAGCTTTCATTTCAGACAAATCATGTCCACTTCACCGCTAGTCGGCCAGATTCTTAAAGGGAAGAATCATGGAGTGGCCTTTCGTAATTAAgtccatctctcctctctcaggaaTTTAACTTTTTGTCATCAATCGTCACAGCCGAGACACCCGAACAGACACGACGAGAGTCACGTCCGACACGTAAaccgggagaaaaaaaaaccacatgcagattcaaatacatttaagcCAGGACAGCAGTGGTTGTTGTGCGTTTGTAATGtgagctggtttttttttttttgccagtcaAAAGAGAACAAAGATAATTTTTCGGCGGGGCGAGAGGGCGGCCGGGTGGAGACAGGAAGTTCACTGCACGTCCCAAATCTCGCAGAGCAGCGGGGTGAACTTGTGCTCGCTGGTGCGCCAGGACAGCAGCATCTCGGCGTGGTGGTGGTTGAGCGTGCGGAGCTCCGTCAGGCGGCCCAGCAGCCGGGCGAAGTGCTGGGGCTCGCGCGGGTGCCGCACCCGGCAGAACTTCCTCAGGACCTCCAGAACGGGCTCCTGGAGCCGCTCCACGGCCACCTGGTCCCGCACGAACGGCCggtctgcggggggggggggggggggcgttcacAGCCGTCACATTTTACTCAGcacacgcttttatccaaaaagaATTGCGTTTCATGACAGTATAATATCCGTCACGTCAGGACCACTATCAGTGAAGTCAGGGGATGGGGTTGGTATATGTGGGGTTGGTACAGgctattcattcattattgaCGAAAAGTCTGTtgggtttttggggttttttttggtgaaaattaTCCTCAGTTTAGTTGGGTCCATTTTtagatatatatacagtatatatacatatatatattaaaaggtGTTAGtgacaaataaaatagaatgtTCATTGAAAATCGTTCACAGCAAACCGTAGGCACATCTGGttcaattacattaatggtgtttggcagacactcttatccagagcgatatacagttcattagactaagtaggagccaatccccccctggagcaatgcagggttaagggccttgctcaaggacccaacggctgtgtggatctcattgtggctacaccgagaaaCCAAACCGCCGAcattgcaggtcccagtcatgtaccaatGAGATAGCTGATCTCGTTCTCTCagtcatcaggagcatttgacgtcaaatcctgaaacggatcgacGCTGGACCAGCATGCATCAGGCTTTCAGCGGAAGGGATGTGTTACCTGGCGACAGAATGGTCACGGCGGTCAGCAGGGCGTGCTCTTCCTGCATCATCTGCAGCTCTCCGATGCTCTTGTAGAAATTAAACATGGGCGTGATGTACTCCTCCGATatgcctgaaacacacacccctctcagtCTCACGCCAAATTTGCACACAGCCACAGAATCAACGATGAAATGATCGATCAGCCGTCTGCACATCCTCCTTACACATCCACTGCCTCGTGCTCAAAGTTTGTTGGATAATCGTTACATAACCGCGAACATACAGCTGCTCATAACCTTCAGGCAATGTCTCCTCAACACCCGACCGATAGTTTTCATTGAGCACCATTTTCAGAATTCAGCTCTCAAcccaaattcaaattcatcCTTTTTGACAGAAATAGGTCAGTTATTATCGAAAGTGTAGCGAATGATTTTGTCCTACCGAAATCCGAAAAAACGATGTCTGACAGGAATGGATACGTAGCTCAAACAAAACACCGCGACGTAAAAGTCAAGCGGTCTTCTCCGGCTTTTTGACCCTACCGCTCTTCCGTATCCGGTCTTCGAGAACGTCGGTGTGACCGTGGGGAAGCTTCTTGGTGAACACCTGCGCTGACCGCAGGAACATGGCCTCCACCGCCGAGCCTTTCAGCAGGGCGATCTGGTCCTCGTGGTCCAAGGCCTGGAATCCTGCGCAGATAAACCGGTCCGTTAGCTCGCTGGGAAAGCTAGCATTCTGGCGAGAAACATCCACACCTccatacttatttattttccaaataaacTGCCGCCAAAACTACGGGGTTTGTGGGTGTACCCAATTGCCACCcttaatttggaatgtccagttGACTGATCCAAGGCCCCGCCCCTTTGTCCTTGAAGGTCCAATCACAGCCTCGCAGTCTTTGTGAGACCCGAGATCCTTGGTCAAGTTCAGCAATCATCAAATTCTAATGAATTGTAATTTGGCGATTGAGATTTTGTCACCAAAGGGAATTTCTATGCttaaaaaatggtaaaaaggTGTGCCTGGACTTGCAATATTGACACGATACCCTGATCGTGGTAAAGGCATGGTgttctgttttcattatttaatttgggaGGAAAAAGAACATGCCTGGAATGTTTTTGGTGAACTCCACCAGAACCTGTACGTGGCTGGTGGCCATCTCTGTCAGTAAGAGGAAATTCTCCTCTTCGCTGAACGTCTCTTGAAgctgaataacaaaataaaaatgaaggtaAAAATCACATCATCTCCAGTCACCACAGCAGGGATTTCAGACCATTTCATACCACTCATCCCAAGTAGCATCAGCAGAGCTACAGTGAATGAGGGAAGCAGCGTCATTTGTTTAAAATTATGCAATACATTATCACCTGAAGTGCATTTGACACATTGGTTTGATTCATTGGATATACATAacactgactgtgtgtctgaatgAAGGGCACCTGCTGGTTGAAGTATTTCAACAGGTGCTTCAGTTCTATCAAGTGTTGAAAGCTGTACTGAATACTTGTGGTAAATTGTGTATTAAATTATCTCAGCCCCCCTGTACAGAACACTTTCCATGGGGGAGTTTGACACAAAGTCCATCCTAAAGCCGAGAACTCACAAGTTGTTTGGCCATGTCTGGCGGAATGCGGTGTTTGTTGTAAGCGTCTAGAATATAGTTCAATAGGCTGAGCTGGTCTTGACTGAATTCAACTTTCTCCTGTAACAAATGAAGGAAGTCATGTGAAATGGTTCAACcatgtcatttattattatttttatttatttattcataaggGACTTTTTCTAAACGCTCAAGGTCACCCTGCATGGTATTTAAAATGGGtagaaaaaagaagaacacatgcacaggcagacATTGCATGGCTTGTTACAATATTTATACCAGGACGAAGAAGAGGAAATTGATTTCAAAGGTAACATTTGCACCGATATTGTACAGGGTGGTTAAAGCAGAACTACGTCCACACAATCTATAATGAGGAGTTTAATGAGGAGCCTAGGCGTGCGAAACGGCCGGCGTTCATTCAATGTGCAGTATTCTGTgcagtgttttttcccccaacacTTGTGTACTGGGAGGAGTGGTAAAGGAAGGTACCTTTGTGAGCGGAGTGGTGGAGGTGACCTGTTTTGCGTCTCCTCCGTCGCACACCTCCGGCTCCTCCTCCACGGACTCTTCCGGAGACGCCTTGGTGTTCTTCCGCAGTCGCTTGGACTTGCACTGGATTTCCGTCAGCAAACCTGCGGGCGCAACGTTCAGTCGTGAGTCGAGGCGCTGAAGAAGTGCCCAGCACGACACAAACTGTGGATACTGTCAACCTGGGAATTTgaaacattacatcacattattgacatttggcagacgctcttatccagagcgacgtacagttgattagactgagcaggagacattcctcccctggagcaatgcagggttaagggccttgctcaagggcccaatggctgtgcggatcttattgtggctacaccgggattagaactccCAACCCCAGCTCCCTCATCTCCACAAACCACTTTATAACATTTAAAGAATAAAGCACCCCAGGCCGCGTGGAGGTGTGAACATAAATCAGGAATAGACAGCGCGATGTAGTCCTGAGGCAAAGCCAAGGGCTTAACCACCCTGAAGTAGTACATATTTAATACAGCTGTCCAGCCAGGAGTGGTTCACTCTATTTATATAATGGTATTATCCAGcactggaaaacaaaacaagaggaacAATGTGGTGGTATTCTGCTCACTTTAGAActtgaaatatttaattgaaaaccACCATTAACTGGACTCGCGTATTCagtttgtatgtgcatatattttGAAAGGCCACCTTCACCAGAAATACTCCTGCGTTCTGATTGGATACTCACACTCTGCCAGCGTTCTGATTGGATACTCACACTCTGCCAGTGTTCTGATTGGATACTCACACTCTGCCAGTGTTCTGATTGGATAGTCACACTCTTCCAGTGTTCTGATTGGATACTCACACTCTTCCAGTGTTCTGATTGGATACTCACACTCTGCCAGCGTTCTGATTGGATACTCACCGCCA is a genomic window of Conger conger chromosome 19, fConCon1.1, whole genome shotgun sequence containing:
- the nr1h4 gene encoding bile acid receptor translates to MNEWIVPDIGVVGPLQIPSSDGFPLSESSYFDLLADQGSPLLQDQEDLAFASYPTMQYSPMEAPMASPAFLSGQSYYPACSEDWYPSGGLYELRKVPTESGYVQAHVQPAPLPTGKRPRQGSHPGRVKGDELCVVCGDKASGYHYNALTCEGCKGFFRRSITKNAVYKCKSGGSCEMDMYMRRKCQECRLRKCKEMGMLAECLLTEIQCKSKRLRKNTKASPEESVEEEPEVCDGGDAKQVTSTTPLTKEKVEFSQDQLSLLNYILDAYNKHRIPPDMAKQLLQETFSEEENFLLLTEMATSHVQVLVEFTKNIPGFQALDHEDQIALLKGSAVEAMFLRSAQVFTKKLPHGHTDVLEDRIRKSGISEEYITPMFNFYKSIGELQMMQEEHALLTAVTILSPDRPFVRDQVAVERLQEPVLEVLRKFCRVRHPREPQHFARLLGRLTELRTLNHHHAEMLLSWRTSEHKFTPLLCEIWDVQ